A region from the Oncorhynchus tshawytscha isolate Ot180627B linkage group LG26, Otsh_v2.0, whole genome shotgun sequence genome encodes:
- the LOC112225637 gene encoding rho-related GTP-binding protein RhoE, translating to MKDTGSSQKLSPKSGMDPNQSVKRKIVVVGDSQCGKTALLHVFAKDCFPENYVPTVFENYTASFEIDTQRIELSLWDTSGSPYYDNVRPLSYPDSDAVLICFDISRPETMDSVLKKWRGEIQEFCPNTKILLVGCKSDLRTDLTTLVELSNHRQTPVSYDQGSNMAKQISAPYIECSSLQSENSVRDLFHVATLACVNKGNKNVKRNKSSRSTKRISHMPTRPELTAVTSDLRKDKAKSCTVM from the exons atgAAGGATACAGGATCCAGTCAAAAGCTTTCACCGAAATCCGGCATGGATCCTAACCAGAGCGTGAAGCGTAAAATCGTGGTCGTTGGGGACAGTCAGTGTGGAAAAACTGCTCTTCTTCACGTCTTTGCGAAAGATTGCTTTCCAGAG AATTATGTCCCAACGGTGTTCGAGAACTACACAGCCAGTTTCGAAATCGACACGCAAAGAATAGAACTCAGTCTCTGGGACACTTCAG GTTCACCATACTATGACAACGTGCGACCTCTCTCCTACCCGGACTCTGATGCAGTCCTCATCTGCTTTGACATCAGCAGACCAGAGACCATGGACAGTGTACTGAAGAAG tggagaggagagatccAGGAGTTCTGTCCCAACACCAAGATCCTGCTGGTGGGATGCAAGTCAGATCTCCGCACAGACCTCACCACACTGGTGGAACTATCCAATCACAGACAGACACCCGTGTCATATGATCAG GGCTCTAACATGGCCAAGCAGATCAGTGCTCCGTACATCGAGTGTTCGTCTCTGCAGTCTGAGAACAGCGTCAGGGACCTCTTCCACGTGGCCACGCTGGCCTGCGTCAACAAGGGCAACAAGAACGTCAAACGCAACAAGTCCTCCAGGAGCACCAAGAGGATCTCACACATGCCCACTAGGCCCGAACTAACCGCTGTCACATCAGACCTTCGCAAAGACAAGGCCAAGAGCTGTACAGTCATGTGA